In the genome of Pempheris klunzingeri isolate RE-2024b chromosome 20, fPemKlu1.hap1, whole genome shotgun sequence, the window GGTTAATTGTCATGACCGGTGCTATCGTTACTCAATTTAGCTAATTATACGTTAGCACGGGAGGCAGGCTGTCTTCAGGAATTTGTAAACCATtaacctgcagcagctgcagtgtgagTAATGGAAGCTAAATAATAGTCCAAACACACAGGAAGATGCTTTTCTGCTCACTGAGTGACATACAGTAGAGAGGAAATCCCCTCTTTCTCGTGCTCATGCTTTGTAGTTCACCTGTCTTCAAAAGGTGTGCAGGCAGTTACGGATGACAGCCAATTCAAACAGGATGCAAAGTAGCTCGCTCCGTCTCttccctgcatgtgtgtgtgtgtgtgtgactgcgtgTGCGTCTAGGGAGTGGGGGTGGTGGCATGTATGTTCTTCTCGAGTCtgtttcatcttttattcatcTTTGCTGTAGCTAGATCAAGGAGTCATGTGCCTCTTGGTGCATGTCAAGTGTCAGGAAATCAGTCAGAATGGCTGATTCTgcctgcacacccacacaaaaacacccagaaatgctcaaacacacacacacacacacacacacaaacacacactcgcccGAGTACACAAGCCAAGCCTTCACCTGCAGCCCTTCATTGTTGTTTGCCCTGTTGTTTTTTATCCTTTCACGCTTCATCGGTTTATTCCATCcgagctgtcagtcagtcgCACCCTGATTCTGATGGAGCGGTGGAATGTGTGGCTTGCTGCGGGCTAACACCTTCAGCAAACACTCCGGGCAAACACACTGATTAGTGAGGATTACTAGCGCTAAACAAATTCTGGCTAATATTTCCAAGGGGTGGATtttggagagtgtgtgtgagtgtgtcttgcTGAGTTTGTGGTATGTTTGGCGCTGAGGCACGTACAATGAGCAGCCTGATGGCTGTGGCAGTGTCAGGTGACTCGTCTTGTATCGCATGTCAAACAAAGCGGTGAGATGTTGTGTTAAGTGTTACCAAAACAGTGGGCTGTCCCGCCTCTTTTAAGCCAGAAAAATGAAGATTTTCGGGCAACATTCTTGAAagcctggagaaaaaaaattatacttCTGAACATACGCCATTGCACATTCATtagaagaggggaggaggtttTTCTGCTTTCTACCCTCCACCATCCCTTTCACCAActcctctgttttatttataccTCATGGTGGGCTCCCTCGCTTCACTGCAGGGTTATTAACACTTGGTAATTCCAGGCAGCCGCCTTTGGCCGCAGGCCGATGTGGTTCCAGGCCTGAGGAACCCTTACGGCTCCACACATTCTTGCGTTGTTTCCGAAGGTGCCAAATAGAAACAAATAcacttaaaaacagattttctgaGTAGGAAAAACGATAGTTACttattgaattgaataatttgTGCTTGTCACGCTGCTGCGATGCTGCCCATCACATGGTAACCACAATGGTAGAAGAGTAGAATGGCTCAGCCTCACTTAAGTATTTTCAGGACATaatggagagaggggggggggggtgtgaagCTGTGGCTGGAGGTAATACACTGTTGGGTGTTTGACATGTTGTCCATGACATTATATGTGGTGGTTAGTTCTCTATTTATTTACTCTGCTTTACTAGTGTCTGATGTTGCCTCCAAAACCAGGCTGGGTATGAGCCCGAAACCATTCTGGATGGTCTGTGACCGCAAGGCCCGactccccttctctccctctttctgttttttcctccctcgTTGACTCGCATTCTCTCTCGTCATTCACTCTCCCTTGCCTACACACTCTTTTACACGCACGGACACACACTCTGGCTGTGAGAGACACAACGTTAAAAAATGCTGCACTCTGGCAAAGCATGACTCCCTGATTCCAGTGAAAAATGATGGATGGACGGGTTGCATCGGTCGGGTtaactgttttgtttacatGGAGGGTCAGTGGATTCCCAGGCTGCTTTGACACAGTGCAACGTCTTGATGGAGTTAAGGGGTCTGGGAGCTGCATTTATCAGCCAGATTAGGACTCCAGCACAGAGTTTGGGTGTCAAAGTGTCACAGGGCAAGAAACAAGACGAGGGCTCCCACCAGTTTGGCCATTGCACTCAGTGTATATTCTGGAAAAGCTTAAAATGGTAGTTGCTTCATTATACTTTGACCCTAGATCCTTCTGCGCAGTCATTCCCTTACACTCCTTGTTAGTAGTGATGTTCTAATTAAGCACTGTGACACCAACGCTTCTAGGTGTGTTTTCACTTGAAGTATACTGTTGTCCAAAACCTACTTAAAAACAGCTTCAAACTTCTTCTTCATAGAGAATTTGTGAGCAGTGCCTTCTCACCAGTTGCCCATATCCATGAGCTGAGAGAACTTAAATTCTAtcaaataatagtaatattcCTGCCTCTAGAAAAGACTTCAAAAGAAAAATCGGTAGAGAAAAGTACTGCAGCATAAATCTTCCTCTCAGTCCGATTTACTTCTGTCTCAATGCTCTCGCTGCCCATTTGCATTATTGTTTGTGTGGCAGTAGGGACTTTCTAAAGAGTTGTCAAGTCCAGCAACAGATATAGCAGAAAACTACTTTAGCTCCAATCATACTGACAGGCCTCCTTAACAACAGCATTTTACAGTAATCTGGAGGAGGACTTGAGTTTTCAAACAGCTCTCCTTCTAATAGATGCATGATATGCACCCTCCCACGCAGGGCCTCGCCATCTAGGACTGAGTGTGTGATACTAGGCCAGCCTGCATTATTAATCCTTTTAGCAGACAGATGATTCGGAGGGGCTTCCACTCAGCCACCTTACTGAGTTTCCAGTGACACCATTATTCAGTGAAGCCTGTTAATTTGAAACCTCAAGCTTGGGAGGAGCACTGACAACTGAGTCTGATCAGGTTGGTGAAGCCATAGCGTCACTTAGGGCTCATCGTGCAGCGAATTCTTGGGTATTAAGTTACAAGCAGGTGTGACAGTTACGTATCGAGACTTACTCGACAGCAGGTGCAAAGATATTCACGCATTTTGGCACCTAGACACATATCAGCACAAAGCCAGATACATataagacacagaaacacacagacccCCTTCAGCATACACACCTGCATTATCTCAGTTTTAAGTATAAGGACCTCTGGCTCTTCTCAGCCAGGAAATGAACTGTCAAAAAGCTCTAAGTGGCCACATACTAACACCTGGAATCCACTCCAAGCGCTTAAAAGAGAGACCAGATGAAGCTTCTGTGATAGCTCCCTCTCTGCATCAGAGTGGCCGGCTGACTGCGCCATAAACCATCTTCTCTATTCTTTTAATTTACAGCCAAAGCCATGCTCTGTGGTTAAATATAATGTCAGACTCCAGGCACAGTGGAgtatatttcaaaatgtctggcTTCTGTATGTGCTTAAATGCTACTTTGAAAATATGCAGCGAGCCAGCAGGGGCGTGCACGTCTGCCTCCCTTGTAGTAGCCATAGTGTGCGCGCGTGCGTCGGTATGTGCGTTGCATAAACATGTTGCTCACTTCAGTTCCATTTCATAGCGTGTAGGCTTCTCCTACTGTGAGCTGAGAGCTGTAAAACTGAACGCTGCTAATGAACACTGCCTTTATTTACTAGTGGCTCATCCATGAATTGATGCAATGAACCGTCCCCATCTGCATGTATCATTTATCACTCTCTCCATACTGTGTCTAAAAACACCAGGAAAATGGATTTTACGGTGTCAGACTTCACACAGCGTCGTACGAAGTATTCGCATTTGGTTTGAAGTTGCATGTTACACTCAAATGCTTGCTGTCTCTGGGGTTGAAAACAAAATCCAACTTAAGGCAAGTTCAACTGTGAACGAACAAGCAGTGCTCAAGATCCTTATCATCCAATGAGGAATAAAGATGTTTCTTTGTATTTCCTGAAAATGCTTGTATGTCCACCGCACTGGTTCATGTGAAGGGCTCGGGTAAGAGGCCCTCGGAAAAGAAAGGGAGCCTTTCAGTACTTCttccctcatttcctccctctccatcttcccACTTGTGAAGTGTCACTTTGCCGTCGGACCTCAAGGCCTGATTGTCAGGGGTCGAGGGAACCTCGGGGATCAATTGGGAGAAGAATGAGCTGGAGAGTGGTGAGGAGAGCAGGGTGAAGAGTGGAGACTGAGAGTGGTTCTAATGTAAAGGATTTCAGCTCGGAGAAGTCAGCTGCTGGTAACAAATGTTGGAGCGATCTCCCAAAGGTAGCTcgtttgatttagtttttacGCTGAAATCAGCCTCTTCTTCCAGCCACTTCAGTGTACGCTGTTGTTTTTGCATGGTGTTACCTCCCACGAAGACATAAGCCTCACTCTGGGGTCGTTAAGCCATAGAAACCAGACATCTTTAGCTGTAAATGCCCATAAGAGAAGAGCCACACCCTCCCTTTGCTGCTGGATACAAAATGCCCCCtgatttgtctgtattcaaataAACAAACCCTAATTTGAGATTCAAATGCTGTCAACATCCAGACATGTGAGACAATTGAAAACCTTTTGTATCGAATTGAAAATCGACAGACACACGCCAAATAGCTTTTTCCCTTTGTCTATGAGCAAACCAGTCATTTTGTCAGGGATGCTGTGACACAGACAGCTCAGTGGCAGCCCGTTATCATCAAATCAAACAtgacaggagggaggcagaagcATCAGACAGAAATAACCCTTTTCCTGCCTGCCGTTTATCTCCACCGAGATGAGGGCTCTTTAAAACACAGGCCAAAGGGCCACTCCGCCGGCCCCTGTTTGATGCTGTCATGTGACAAGGAGTTCTGCTTTGTGTCTTATCTCTGTTTTTGGCATGTCTTTTAACTTGGAAATATTGTCAATGGACAAAGGTGCAGTGAggcatggagagagaaaaaaaaaaactcggCAGTTATCATGTGAAAGCACAGGCGAGGAAGGAAAATGTTTCGCGTCATGATATCAGGTCAGGTTAGTTATTTACAGTTTCTACTTTTGCTGTTTCCCATGTTATGTAGTAGAAGTCTGTGGAGTATCTGAGGGGGACGGGGGGATGTTTGCAGGGCAATTTTGGCACACGTTCCACTTAAGAGCTCTCCAAAAGGCTTCTCTCACTCGAGGTTGAGAAGGATGGAGAAGTGCTCCACTCAGCCCTCGATaagcagccccccccctctctccctccctctcctctatCTGCCCCCTCTCTACCCTGCCCCCATCGCCGCCCCTCTGCCCTGACCACTGCCCCGCTCACCCCTGCGCTCAGGGACAATGGCtcactttaaaagaaaagcaggaaaaaagaggagcaCAGTGTCACAGAATTGCCTGTTTGCTGACGGAATCTTTAAAAGCAGCACCTCATAAATCAAAAAAGAGCATAATAGGCATTGTTTCTCCGAGAGCTACTTGTCCCACTAAAATTCCCCTCCTCTgttcccctttctctcttcctgacttttttttttaagtctttgGCAGAGAGAGTGGGCAAAGTCAAAaggggagatttttttttactagggGGGTCTCTTCTTGTGGATTTGGCACTTTTCAGGGTTTTCCTAACTACTTTCTTTCTCCCTCGCTACTCAACCATCTCCCTGTTTTACGCTCCTCCAACCCCCAACACTTGATTttgagcatttaaaaaaaaaaaaaaaaggattccCTGAGCTTGGATCAGCATAATCTATCACTATGCACATTGTAACTCAGGCCTCCTCCCTATCTCCATGCCGCATTGTCATTTTGAAATCGGATTAGATGGGAAGCCATTTGCGTCCTCTGTGTCGGCTCTGGACTCTTTTTGTATGTTAGCACAAGGAATGACAAAAAGCTTGCAGGCAGCATCACCATTGTGCATTGAGAGAATGACGAATAGCGCGCAGTTTAAGTCGAGCATGTTTGGTTTATATTCCTTGAAGGCATTCAAGAGGTGCTGTATAAACAGTTTTAAGTTGTGGCAGAGAATTAATGTGCGTGTGCTGATAATGTGCTGTTTGCAGTCATATCTCCAGAAATGGTTCGCTGGCGGAAAGATCTGTCTTGCTCTTGCATAAAACCACATGCTGTATCTGTTTTGATTTCAATACCCTATTAATGAGCTCAGGCCCGCACTCTATTCACCCCTCTGATGTGTCAGCAATCAAGAAGATATTATCATAATTAGATCACTGGCGCTGCATTAGGATTACACAAAACTGCCAGCACCACTTCCATGAGGCATTTTATTGGTTACCTGACATTACCCTGGGTATTTTTATCTGTTCCCTCaccattctctctttcttgcacacacatatgtgcattGATGGAGAGCCGGTGTAACATGAATTAGCCATGAGGTAGATGGACGTGGGCTCTATTCCAGCTTTTAGAGTATATTTCTGAGGAACAGCTGAAGCTCGGGGGATGAATCGAGTGTTACAGACTTCTGAGTGTAAAGAATGGCTCCAACATTGTATTTTCGACGTCTTTTACCTTTCTAAGTGTGGAAATACTCTGTGTTGGATTACACAGTTTTTGAATGGGAATGACTACAATAGTACTGTTTCCACAATGGTGTATCAGTGCCCTAGCCTCAACAACAAAGGCGAGGCTCAGGGTACAACAGGCTAACAGGAGTCTtatctgtgagagtgtgttcaCCCTGATAGACCAGTGCCTTCGGTTATCTTGcccttcctttgtttttttcctcctttgagTGCCTTAAACGGTGTATTTTATGTttggttgtctgtgtgtgccttgagtttttttccttcttggttgtctgttattgtctttttgaACTGACTGTCACTGTGAGAAAGCAGAATGAACAGCTCTAGCTGTTGAAGCCCATAATCCGAACCCCTCCCATCCATCCAGCCAGCACCAGAAACAAATTTGATCCCACGTACATCACACGGGCTAGTTTTCTTTCTGGAGCGAGGGCCAAAGAGGGAAAGGTGATCCATGTCCCAATGTCAGTCAAACCGCTCTTATCGCCTCCACCATAATCTAGGCTCTGCGGTTGGCCACCAATTTTGAAACCTAATGCTGAGAGAGAAGAGCACATTGACTTTTCCTTCAAAACCAGTTGTTCTCAAGTACCTCTTGATTATATGTCTGTATGTAACATATCTGTGCAAACCCCATCAGCCAGCTCTCACCCCAAACCAAACCCGCCCTTGTCAAAAAACAGATTCCCTTTCTGAAACAAGCCTCATCATCTTTCAGCActgtagcatttttttttttttttcagataaggGGCGGGGCACCGTGGCACAGCTATGCCTAAGTCAGCAAGGCAGACTGAGTGTTTTTTTGCCCCAATTTTGCTGAATTTTGATTAAGTCTGACCACTTTGGAACATTACATCCAGCAGTGAGGTTTGAGTAAAACTTAGCTCAGGGAAGAAACATCAGAAAATGGAATTCACACATGTTTTAAGCtagtttatataaaaaaaaaaagtatactATAAGGCTAATGAAAAATATTcacaattaaataattaatggtTATCAGAACAGGATAGCTGTAGATAGAAAGGGGAGGAGTGAGGAGTCTGAGCTGAGGTGGGAAAACCCAGCTCCTGTTTCCAAATATGGTTACAGTCAGGATCCGACATGTTTAGAAATTCCTGTAAATGTTTCCTTGTGTTTGATTATGCAGTAAATAAgggttttctgttttctgtcagaaGTGAGATATCCTATGAGTGAGTGAGCATGCTGATGTTGGAGAGCTGCCTGCACTAATAGGTTTTCAAGCCCTGTAATAAGGCTAAACAGGCTCAGTGAGTCATTGATTACAGAACACAGTACACTCCATCAACTTGATTACATTATGCAAGTCCTTGCTCCAACTTACCCTTCTCCTAACCTCCTTTTTGTGtcctctttcattttttttctgcagggaGCTAATGCCCAAGACCCTGGAGGGCCAGATCACCATGGAGAAAACCCCCAGCTACTTTGTGACCAGAGAGGCTCCAGCCAGGATATCCGCCATGTCCCGGGACACCAAGCTGATCGTGGTGGTGAGGGACCCCGTCACCAGGGCTATCTCGGACTACACGCAGACGCTGTCTAAGAAGCCTGACATTCCCTCTTTCGAGAGCCTCACCTTCAAAAACAGGACTACGGGGCTCATCGACACCTCGTGGAGCGCCATCCAGATCGGCATCTACGCCAAGCACCTGGACAACTGGCTGCAGTACTTCCCCATGGACCAGATCCTGTTTGTGAGCGGCGAGCGTCTGATCAGCGACCCGGCCGGAGAGCTGGGCCGCGTGCAGGACTTCCTGGGGCTCAAGAGGAtcatcacagacaaacacttttACTTCAACCAGACCAAGGGTTTCCCGTGCCTCAAGAAGGCAGAGGGCAGCAGCAAGCCGCACTGCCTGGGCAAAACCAAAGGGCGGACCCATCCGAACATTGACCCTGAGGTGGTGCAGAGGCTACGGGACTTCTACAGGCCCTTCAACATGAAGTTCTACCAGATGACAGGACATAACTTTGGTTGGGATTGATGTGAAAATCATGAAAGACATTTTTCGTTCATTTGTTAAgaagttattttttttcctctgtaattCAATGGCAAGATGTGGAGATATTGctatatatatgtaaaatgtacagaaatctattttataataatttatttttatttctaagcaATTAATTCACTAAGCTGCCTAACCATATTTGTACATAACATCTGGCccacatgttgtttttaacattcctcattttaattttgaattctctCGCTCCTCCCTTGTGGTCCTGTAAACTCAGTGGATTTATTGGTGCTTCTCAATGCAGATAATCAGCGAAGACTTAAGTAGAAATTAGGgtggaaaatgtaaaagcacCATATTACGGGTACAGAGTGCTCACAGAGAAGTGGAGAACACCTAATCATGTGCATCCTCATCTAAATATGCACCATGAATTTACCTGCATCCTATTCAAACCCTGCTATTCTGAGTGTGACACTTTACTAATGTGTTTCACAGCAACACAGACCTTCCAGTTAAGTTTTCTACAATCCAATTTTCTGCACTAGCGTTGGCCAAAGCTGCAGATCTCATGTCCCTTTCCACTCAATAACAGGTAGATCAATAGGCCTAATTGATCCTCATTGTGTCACTCATGCTTAAAGTATACAGCTGCCCTTTCATTCACAGTGCTCCTGCTGCCTGCTCTAATGAATGGCCCATCCATCAAACGTTAAATCCTATCCCGGACCACATAAGGGCCCATGTTAACATTATGCTAATCGGGTAAAGGTAACTGGCAGATCGATCGAGCCCCCGCTCTCTAACTCCCCATTAGAAGCAGCGTTGGCTGAGAGCCAGGCTCTTTCCCTATCCACTCAGTTCAAAGGTCACACAAAGTCTCAATCAAATTTCCTTGAGAGGCATTTGATTTGTTGAGGAGAGCAGAGCCGGAGCACCGTGGGACAGGGGGACTGTGTGCCTTGCCTTCACGGTAAGATGGAAACTCTTCGCGTGCGGTAGCAGAGGCATATCTGTCAGAAACCAAGCATAAAGATAGATCAGatgacagacaaacaacaactaGGCTTCGCCTCACTGAAGCAGCGCTTCTTCAAACAGAAGTCCATAAGGCTCCATCTTAGATCCCAGACTAAGGAGAtcaaaggaagaggaaggggtTTTGTGAAGCACTCTCAGCACAGCAAGAATTGCCTTAGGTGGGGTTCAGTGTCCAACCTCTCTGGTGTTGTCAGAAAACCTCATGTGCCATCGTCCATGGCCTATATACTTTATGCCTTATTCACTCTCGTCACCCTCACACATCTCATCTCTCCGCAACAGATCTCAACTCTCTACTTGTtgccaaaaaaacaacctttggGTTGATATCATGTTTCACACAGCTTGAGTCGCTATCTCTGCTTTCCCCCCATTGCTTCTTTGTTATTGTCTTTCTACTTGAATTCTTGATATgcaagagggagaaaacacGTAGTTATCATTCTTTGATGCGCTGCCCCATCTCTTTGCAGCGGGTGGTAAGCTATTAAAAGGGCACAGGGAGGCAGCCATGCAATGCTACGTTATGCTGTGCCGCGCTATGCTATGCATGCTCAATGTGGTGGCCATTATGAAAATGCAGGGATAATGGGAAGGGATTATTCGCGTCCAGAGGAGGGCTTCATGTGTTTAAGCAGGGCCCAGACTGAATGTACACAACCTATCCTCATACAAAAAGTCCCTCAAATCAATTAAAGGCCAGATTCTCACTCAGTTGTAGTTAAAAGTTCAATTTGATTGTCCCTCTTTCCTTTTGAAGTTAAGAAAATGTTGTGCCTCTGTAACTATCCACTCCAACGCAGTTAGTCTGCTTCTGTCATTGAAACAGATAATGACATGATTCAACtatttctcttattttccaGTTGAAACCAGCTGCCAGTTGGTTGCAGGGGAGATGGAGGCTTGTTACACTGTAGGCTTTTATAGTGCTATCCTTTACTTTCTGTCTGCCTGATACTCCTAGTGAGAATGCAGCGGAGAAAGCCTTCGCCTCTCCTTAGTGCAATGTTTAATTATATAAGAAAAGCATTTATAATGACCTCTGTCACATTCTGGAAAGAAAGTCTGCCATTTTCCCTGTAATTGATGGAGTGCTGCAATTGAATTCTGGTCATGTAACTGAGGGAatatctgaaaaaaacaaaacaaaacaacaacaacaaaaaaaaacaaaactggcaCTGATGGGTTCGCTCCATGCTGCTGCATCAGTTATGGTTGAGTTTTATTCAACCTGTTTTGAGATCtaaaaatgttagaaatgtttGTCTTACCCACATATAATATGTATTTAGACTAGCAAATCTGTATGTACAAAATGGAAAAGACATGTAAATCAAGTATTTTGTCGTATGTACATCAAAGGAATTAATTTTACACAGTGCAAAAGCAAAATGGAACAGATGTTTCTAGATGATTAAATACTGAACATTCATAATATTTCTTTgtatgaagaaataaataaaaaagtatatattttacCAAAACCTCTTGTTTctttgattctctctctctctgagtttTATTCCTTAAATGGCAAATTACACACTCAAAGTTGAGCACGGTTTTATGAATGCTACCTTTAATGGACATGACTACGGTTAAATCTGTCGTAAAAGCTGTGACGTTAAGTGTACTCGCAGAAAGAGGCAATAACTGTACTTTTATTGGATTAGGAGAAAAACTGGGAGGTCATTCTCAGTTTTGGCACAGTGACACATCAGATACACCTATATCCAGGAAATACTGACAATTCAAGTCCATTTTCGTACCTCCATTTACCACGAGTGTGAGTAGCCTACAGGCAAACGCTGCTCGCTTGAGATGTTTAATATTAAAGGGTTTGCTTTCATTACAGTCTTCTACCAGAGAAATAGTCCCTATTGAAATAGTTTGTTCTGGATTATTCAGAGTAATGGGGACATAGTCTGCTGTTTCTGAAGCTCTCTCCATTAGtgttgaattttttaaatggaatttTTCAACgctgtgagcaccacaaactTAATTCTATTCACTTGTGTCCGGTGGAGGGAGAAACCTCAGAGACAGATATCCTACAGTCTACagcaaatgaaaccaaaatggacaccaGCAGTCATTTGGGTGCACTGACCCTTTAACTGAGTGATGCCTGACATTTCAGCCAGACAAAGACCTGTGACAGTCGTGCCTCTCTTGGTGAAAAGTGCAGCACACCGACCACACCTGCAGCAGTGGAGTCTTCTTAGGCTCTAAATGCTCCCCCCTCCCCTGTCAGATGCTAACATGTCATCTCATGAGCAAGCTAGCTACAACACTTTTGATTGTGTCACTTCAGGATGACTTTGTGAAGGTAAATTATTGGATTTCACTCGGTTTTTCTACCTACATTCACGTCGTCTGAGGGCCACACAGGTCCCAGCCACTGATGTTGCAGCTTATTACCAGGACTCTCATTTTGGGATACTTTATCTGCCAAGAGGCCAGGGAGCTCTCCTGCACTGAACCAAGGTAAGCTAAGTGCTAACTGTCTGAGCTAAGTGCTAACTGTCTGAGCTAAGTGCTAACTGTCTGAGCTAGCATGCATGTTGGTGTCTTTGCTCAGTTAgctggtttttgtgtgtgaacaaTAAGTTGACCAGTCAtttctgctgttgtgtgtcCAGCTGTCTACAGTATTTGCTTTTGGAAGTAGCTTTGAATAAGTT includes:
- the hs3st3b1b gene encoding heparan sulfate glucosamine 3-O-sulfotransferase 3B1b, yielding MEYSLVCHSLHALWSSPVKKKLILLSIMFLIWVYMLYSCVGYCSTMPSLVVDSYRGKETGPAVGKRTESSRTDLVSRLLAKPQPWEDIESDYEEPSIRTAASRDLLNNELETDRTDDWDEMRGDQQRAPEPSAMSSFSNGSGSKKLPQAIIIGVKKGGTRALLEFLRVHPDIRAVGAEPHFFDRNYDNGLEWYRELMPKTLEGQITMEKTPSYFVTREAPARISAMSRDTKLIVVVRDPVTRAISDYTQTLSKKPDIPSFESLTFKNRTTGLIDTSWSAIQIGIYAKHLDNWLQYFPMDQILFVSGERLISDPAGELGRVQDFLGLKRIITDKHFYFNQTKGFPCLKKAEGSSKPHCLGKTKGRTHPNIDPEVVQRLRDFYRPFNMKFYQMTGHNFGWD